A single region of the Gemella sp. zg-570 genome encodes:
- a CDS encoding Eco57I restriction-modification methylase domain-containing protein produces the protein MRDNKIEAIDILDRIIVGRVDPYIYAFTTNTIPNYLKVGDTYRSVAKRLNEWRVFFPELEKQYESKALIDDETYFRDYSVHKYLEDDLKKIRLLPSDLENDLYYSKEFFKGATPEDVENAINDIKNNHIENTGKYEYYSSKNNLPQTFHYQRGDNWNLRPNQLEAVNNFDKAIKNGRKNLLMYAVMRFGKSFTSLCCALKMDAELVLVLSAKADVRDEWKKTVESAGNFHQYIFLDAEDLLRNEEIIKDKKSEDKRIVLFLTLQDLQGETIKDKHKQLFEEQIDLLIVDETHFGARAESFGKILKDAGYDKNDEKNFKKISDDSMDVLDAKEEIKKINASIRLHLSGTPYRILMGSEFEKEDIISFVQFSDIVKEQEEWDKNNLNNDDVNEWDNPYYGFPQMIRFAFNPNKSSRQKMEALRRSGVSFAFSKLFEPVSIKKDSKNNNHKKFQNESEIIDLLKVIDGSKDDEDLLGFLDYDKIKEGKMCRHMVMVLPYCASCDAMEELITTHKDSFRNLNDYQILNISGVDSSKTFRTPNDIKNKIKEYETENKKTLTLTVNRMLTGSTVEQWDTMMYFKDTASPQEYDQSIFRLQNQYIRILSSESGIIKENLKPQTLLVDFDPDRLFRMQEQKSLIYNVNTDENGNSKLRERIEEELRISPVIVMNNNKIKQVDATNILEAVSLYNNKRSVSDEVVDIPIDLSILEDDEVRKAIEEQGEFNSKQGLTIDPNQGEGDDLDIDDSSDDSSDTNSNKDKDNKSFKEEKTDEEIKRLEGQIKTYYQRVLFFSFLTKDNVASLDDILNVIQKDENTRLAKNLYLNKNVLEKLSYLMDPFKRSKLDYKIQNISKLASDDSVSPLDRALTSLKKFNRMSESEVITPTRVCNEMVDLIPEGGLRKIVNEKNKLLDIATKSGEYAVALYKRLINDLGFSHEEVKDIIYSIPTSSIAYEFTRRFYEILDLDIDNIAINFNAYDLVKSTSDNVDYEKICNLLKQNKKFREIDLTDEIKAGEKIVKFGAIVGNPPYQVSDGGAQSSAKPIYHHFVLLGKQLSNTYTSFITPTRWFAGGKGLDNFREYMLNDNSIVELHDFLTPEDVFPNTNNRGGVCYFISDINKVKPEVKVVTNKNREVISNIDRKLLVEGIEIFIRDSIGLEIIDKCKGNSISEEVSSLRPFGFRGYFITDPKYKDSLEDMINPIICYGKGKKIGFVERELVGKNTEWIDSWKVFIPRANNIGTELNDDNLNAFVAKPNEICTESYLSIGANLNLDNKSSCNLVKYLTTKFVRYMHSLAKASQDATSKTFRFVPIQDFSDKSDIDWSKSIEEIDIQLFEKYSLTENERNHIKTSIKEM, from the coding sequence TTGAGAGACAATAAAATTGAAGCAATAGATATATTAGATAGGATAATTGTTGGTAGAGTTGACCCTTATATTTACGCTTTTACAACAAATACTATTCCTAATTATTTAAAAGTAGGAGACACTTATCGTTCAGTTGCGAAAAGACTAAATGAGTGGAGAGTATTCTTCCCAGAACTAGAAAAACAATATGAAAGCAAAGCACTTATTGATGATGAGACATACTTTAGAGACTATTCCGTTCATAAATATTTAGAGGACGATTTAAAGAAGATAAGATTATTACCCTCTGATTTGGAAAATGATTTATATTATAGTAAAGAATTTTTTAAAGGAGCTACACCTGAAGATGTTGAAAATGCCATTAATGATATAAAGAATAATCATATAGAAAACACTGGTAAATATGAATATTACAGTTCAAAAAATAATCTGCCTCAAACTTTTCATTATCAGCGAGGAGATAATTGGAATTTACGACCAAATCAATTAGAAGCAGTAAATAACTTTGACAAAGCGATTAAAAATGGAAGAAAAAATTTGTTAATGTATGCAGTTATGCGATTTGGTAAATCATTTACTTCTCTTTGTTGTGCGTTAAAAATGGATGCCGAATTAGTGTTAGTTCTCTCTGCTAAAGCTGATGTTAGAGATGAATGGAAAAAAACAGTAGAAAGTGCTGGAAACTTCCATCAGTATATTTTCTTAGATGCAGAAGATTTATTGAGAAATGAAGAAATTATAAAAGATAAAAAGTCAGAAGATAAAAGAATTGTTTTATTTTTAACGTTACAAGATTTACAAGGTGAAACAATAAAAGATAAACATAAACAATTATTCGAAGAACAAATTGATTTATTAATAGTAGATGAAACTCATTTTGGAGCAAGAGCAGAATCATTTGGAAAGATACTAAAAGATGCTGGATATGATAAAAATGATGAAAAGAATTTTAAAAAAATATCTGACGATAGTATGGATGTACTTGATGCTAAGGAAGAAATAAAGAAAATTAATGCTTCTATAAGGTTGCATTTATCAGGAACCCCATATCGTATATTGATGGGAAGTGAATTTGAAAAAGAAGATATTATTTCTTTTGTTCAGTTTTCTGATATTGTTAAGGAACAAGAAGAATGGGATAAAAACAACTTAAATAATGATGATGTAAATGAATGGGATAATCCGTATTATGGTTTTCCGCAAATGATTAGATTTGCATTCAATCCTAATAAATCTTCTAGGCAAAAAATGGAAGCTTTAAGAAGAAGTGGTGTTAGTTTTGCTTTTTCCAAATTATTTGAACCTGTATCTATAAAAAAGGATAGTAAAAATAATAATCATAAAAAATTTCAAAATGAATCTGAAATAATTGATTTGCTAAAAGTTATAGATGGTAGTAAAGATGATGAAGACTTATTAGGATTCCTAGATTATGACAAAATCAAAGAAGGTAAAATGTGTAGACATATGGTTATGGTTTTACCTTACTGTGCTTCTTGTGATGCTATGGAAGAATTGATTACTACCCATAAAGATTCCTTTAGAAATTTAAATGATTATCAAATATTAAATATTTCAGGGGTAGATTCAAGTAAAACATTTAGAACTCCTAATGATATAAAAAATAAAATCAAGGAATATGAAACGGAAAATAAAAAAACTCTTACATTAACTGTAAATAGAATGCTTACAGGATCAACTGTAGAACAATGGGATACCATGATGTATTTTAAGGATACAGCTTCACCACAAGAATACGATCAATCTATATTTAGATTACAAAATCAGTATATTAGAATTTTGTCAAGTGAAAGTGGAATTATAAAAGAAAATTTAAAACCGCAGACATTGTTAGTAGACTTTGATCCAGATAGACTATTCAGAATGCAAGAACAAAAGTCACTAATATATAATGTGAACACTGATGAAAATGGAAATTCAAAATTAAGGGAGAGAATAGAAGAAGAACTACGTATTTCTCCTGTAATAGTGATGAATAATAACAAGATTAAGCAAGTTGATGCAACAAATATACTTGAAGCTGTAAGTTTGTATAATAATAAGAGAAGTGTTTCAGATGAAGTAGTCGATATTCCTATAGATTTATCAATTTTAGAAGATGACGAAGTGAGAAAAGCAATTGAAGAGCAGGGAGAATTTAATTCTAAACAAGGTTTAACAATAGATCCAAATCAAGGTGAAGGCGACGACTTGGATATAGATGATTCTTCAGATGATTCATCGGATACAAATAGTAATAAAGATAAAGATAATAAGTCATTCAAAGAAGAAAAAACTGATGAAGAAATTAAACGCTTAGAAGGACAAATAAAAACTTATTATCAAAGGGTGCTATTCTTTTCTTTCTTAACTAAGGATAATGTTGCATCTTTAGATGATATATTAAATGTTATACAAAAAGATGAAAATACTCGATTAGCAAAAAATTTATATTTAAATAAGAATGTTTTAGAAAAATTATCGTATTTAATGGATCCTTTTAAAAGAAGTAAATTAGATTATAAAATACAAAATATTTCAAAACTTGCTTCGGATGATAGTGTTAGTCCATTAGATAGGGCTTTAACGTCTTTAAAGAAATTTAACAGAATGTCAGAGTCAGAGGTGATAACACCAACCAGAGTTTGTAATGAAATGGTTGATCTTATCCCAGAAGGTGGATTAAGGAAAATAGTAAATGAAAAAAATAAACTTTTAGATATTGCAACTAAGTCTGGTGAGTATGCAGTAGCTCTATATAAAAGATTGATTAATGATTTAGGATTTTCTCATGAAGAAGTAAAAGACATTATTTACTCTATTCCTACCTCTTCTATTGCTTATGAATTTACAAGAAGATTTTATGAAATATTGGATTTAGATATTGATAACATTGCCATTAATTTTAATGCATATGACTTGGTAAAAAGTACATCTGATAATGTAGATTATGAAAAGATATGTAATTTACTTAAACAAAATAAAAAATTTAGGGAAATTGACTTAACTGATGAAATAAAGGCAGGTGAAAAAATAGTGAAGTTTGGAGCAATAGTAGGCAATCCACCTTATCAAGTTAGTGATGGTGGAGCACAATCGAGTGCAAAACCAATTTACCATCATTTTGTTTTACTTGGGAAGCAATTATCTAATACTTATACAAGCTTTATAACACCAACAAGATGGTTTGCAGGTGGAAAGGGATTAGATAATTTTAGAGAATACATGTTGAATGATAATTCTATTGTAGAATTACATGATTTTTTAACTCCAGAGGATGTCTTTCCAAACACAAATAATCGAGGTGGAGTATGTTATTTTATAAGTGATATTAATAAGGTAAAGCCTGAGGTTAAAGTTGTAACGAATAAAAATCGAGAAGTTATTTCTAATATCGACAGAAAACTTTTAGTGGAGGGTATTGAAATCTTTATTAGAGACAGCATTGGTTTAGAAATTATTGATAAATGCAAAGGTAATTCTATATCTGAAGAAGTATCATCGTTACGCCCATTTGGATTTAGGGGTTATTTTATAACCGATCCAAAATACAAAGATAGTTTAGAGGATATGATTAATCCAATTATATGTTATGGAAAAGGAAAAAAAATTGGATTTGTCGAGAGAGAATTAGTTGGAAAAAATACAGAATGGATTGACTCATGGAAAGTGTTTATACCTAGAGCAAATAACATAGGTACTGAATTAAATGATGATAACTTAAATGCTTTTGTAGCTAAACCAAATGAGATTTGTACGGAAAGTTACTTATCAATAGGAGCAAATTTGAATTTAGATAATAAATCTAGTTGCAATTTAGTAAAATATTTAACAACAAAGTTTGTAAGATATATGCATAGCCTTGCAAAAGCCAGTCAAGATGCTACATCTAAAACATTTAGATTTGTTCCTATACAGGATTTTAGTGATAAGTCAGATATAGACTGGTCAAAATCTATTGAAGAGATAGATATTCAACTATTTGAAAAATATAGTTTAACTGAAAACGAACGTAATCATATTAAAACTTCTATTAAGGAGATGTAA
- a CDS encoding single-stranded DNA-binding protein, producing the protein MNFKEMKNTLNEMINNNYEDFVKALISVEKGVNNQEALNNLYEQFMENDGMNLLHEEFDYMIDELANNGVIKENEKEVELNVYVGNIVSDVKVEEIEGKNGKFKVANFNIAVNDERGESKFINISAYGEKTKFVEDMKKGDFVKISGEERYSTDEKGNEYLNVKAIYSKVLKAKVQEKETENKKVSTLDAIAKFKDKISNESKVDDKKDKGVEL; encoded by the coding sequence ATGAATTTTAAAGAAATGAAAAACACCCTTAACGAGATGATTAATAATAACTATGAGGACTTTGTAAAAGCTCTTATTAGTGTAGAAAAAGGAGTAAATAATCAAGAAGCCTTAAATAACCTTTACGAACAATTTATGGAAAATGATGGAATGAATCTACTACACGAAGAATTTGATTATATGATTGATGAATTAGCAAATAATGGTGTGATTAAAGAAAATGAAAAAGAAGTAGAACTTAATGTGTATGTTGGAAATATTGTGTCTGATGTTAAAGTTGAAGAAATAGAAGGAAAAAATGGAAAATTCAAAGTTGCAAACTTTAACATTGCAGTCAATGATGAAAGAGGTGAAAGTAAATTTATTAATATCTCAGCCTATGGAGAAAAGACGAAGTTTGTTGAAGATATGAAAAAAGGGGATTTTGTAAAAATATCAGGAGAAGAAAGATATTCAACTGATGAAAAAGGTAATGAATATCTTAATGTAAAAGCTATTTATTCTAAAGTTTTAAAAGCTAAGGTTCAAGAAAAAGAAACTGAAAACAAGAAAGTGTCAACTTTAGATGCTATTGCTAAATTTAAAGATAAGATTAGTAACGAAAGTAAAGTGGATGATAAAAAAGACAAAGGAGTTGAGTTGTAG
- a CDS encoding helix-turn-helix transcriptional regulator, producing MEFNYNGLWKILIDKNMKKKDLIETIGISPTTISKMTRGEAISLSVLGKICKSLNVDIGDVVNLIKTDVEDK from the coding sequence ATGGAGTTTAACTATAATGGATTGTGGAAAATATTGATTGATAAAAATATGAAAAAGAAGGATTTAATAGAAACTATTGGAATTTCTCCTACAACAATATCAAAAATGACAAGAGGGGAAGCTATCTCATTATCTGTTTTAGGGAAAATATGTAAATCATTAAATGTTGATATAGGTGATGTTGTAAATTTAATAAAAACCGATGTTGAGGATAAATAA